The following coding sequences are from one Arthrobacter crystallopoietes window:
- a CDS encoding glucose-1-phosphate adenylyltransferase family protein — MKRPSILAIILAGGAGGRLGVLTDQRSKPSVPFGSHYRLIDIPLSNLKHSHISDVWIVEQYLPYSLNDHIANGRPWDLDRTHGGLQILPPYQGADGEGFAEGNADALYRQAKLIRDFDPDLVLVLSADHLYRLDFRDLVDTHLQAGAAMTMVTTEIDGDASRYGVVQVDDGRVNGFDYKPKEPQGKLVAAEVFLYDAQVLLDTMDLLADSEAGLQDYGDSLVPHLVEKAVVAEHRLDGYWRDLGTVPSYWEAHMELLDGGGFNLHNPGWPVLTASPQLMPAFIAAGARIEDSLIAAGAAVHGTVQRSVIGPGAVVEEGAVVADSVLLHNVRVGRDAQLVRVIADDGVVVGRNAKIGDDGDIAVLGARSQVPANLSVAAGTELEPDSDTSDADGSTDQPGNGTSASK; from the coding sequence ATGAAACGACCGAGTATCCTGGCAATCATTCTCGCCGGCGGGGCGGGCGGCCGCTTGGGCGTGCTGACGGACCAGCGGTCCAAACCCTCGGTCCCGTTCGGCAGCCACTACCGCCTGATCGACATCCCGCTGTCCAATCTGAAGCACAGCCACATTTCGGACGTTTGGATCGTGGAGCAGTACCTGCCCTATTCGCTGAACGACCACATCGCCAACGGCCGGCCCTGGGATCTTGACCGCACGCACGGCGGACTGCAGATCCTGCCGCCGTACCAGGGCGCGGACGGCGAGGGTTTCGCCGAAGGCAACGCGGACGCGCTCTACCGGCAGGCCAAACTGATCCGCGATTTCGATCCGGATCTGGTCCTGGTCCTCAGCGCCGACCACCTGTACCGGCTGGATTTCCGGGACCTGGTGGACACACACCTGCAGGCCGGCGCCGCCATGACCATGGTCACCACAGAGATCGACGGCGATGCCTCCCGCTATGGTGTGGTCCAGGTCGACGACGGCCGGGTCAACGGATTCGACTACAAGCCGAAGGAACCGCAGGGCAAACTGGTGGCCGCTGAGGTATTCCTCTACGACGCCCAGGTCCTGCTCGACACCATGGATCTGCTCGCAGATTCGGAGGCCGGGCTGCAGGACTACGGGGACAGCCTCGTCCCGCATCTAGTGGAAAAAGCCGTAGTGGCCGAGCACCGGCTGGACGGGTACTGGCGCGACCTCGGCACGGTGCCCAGCTACTGGGAAGCGCACATGGAGCTGCTCGACGGCGGCGGATTCAACCTGCATAATCCGGGATGGCCCGTCCTGACCGCCAGCCCGCAGCTGATGCCCGCGTTCATTGCCGCCGGCGCGCGGATCGAGGACAGCCTGATCGCGGCGGGAGCTGCAGTTCACGGAACGGTACAGCGCAGCGTCATCGGCCCCGGCGCCGTTGTGGAAGAAGGCGCCGTCGTTGCGGATTCGGTCCTCCTGCACAACGTCCGGGTGGGGCGTGATGCCCAGCTGGTCCGGGTCATCGCCGACGATGGCGTCGTCGTCGGCCGCAATGCGAAGATCGGCGACGACGGCGACATCGCCGTTCTCGGCGCCCGGAGCCAGGTCCCGGCGAACCTGTCGGTTGCCGCGGGAACGGAACTCGAACCGGACAGCGACACTAGCGATGCCGACGGCAGCACTGACCAACCGGGCAACGGCACAAGCGCCAGCAAATAG
- a CDS encoding GNAT family N-acetyltransferase: protein MNFTFEPVDPTAHAPVLHSWVTQEYARFWDMLDATVGDVADEHTKIAADPHHEAWLGCDGGVPAFLLECYDPLHSPLAGRYDVLPGDVGMHLLVGPPEVPRTGYTAAVFRSVMQFLFERPGTERVVVEPDVRNAKILALNARMGFRQDRVLTLPDKDALLSFCTHEQFSQAIEGVRS from the coding sequence GTGAACTTCACCTTTGAGCCCGTTGATCCCACTGCTCACGCACCCGTCCTGCACAGTTGGGTCACGCAGGAATACGCACGTTTCTGGGACATGCTGGACGCCACCGTCGGCGACGTCGCCGACGAGCACACGAAGATTGCCGCCGATCCGCACCACGAAGCCTGGCTAGGGTGCGACGGCGGTGTCCCCGCCTTCCTGCTCGAATGCTACGACCCGCTGCACTCACCACTGGCCGGCCGCTACGACGTGCTACCCGGCGACGTCGGCATGCATCTGCTGGTCGGGCCGCCGGAGGTTCCGCGCACCGGCTACACCGCGGCCGTCTTCCGCAGCGTTATGCAGTTCCTCTTCGAGCGGCCCGGAACCGAACGGGTGGTGGTCGAGCCGGACGTGCGCAATGCCAAGATCCTCGCCCTCAACGCCCGCATGGGTTTCCGGCAGGACCGGGTCCTCACCCTTCCGGACAAGGACGCCCTGCTCAGTTTCTGCACCCACGAACAATTCAGCCAAGCCATCGAAGGAGTCCGATCATGA
- a CDS encoding IucA/IucC family protein, with protein sequence MTTAADSRPAPLPTHDAAFHPGAWENVTTPGPTAGEPVHLTPARWAAANRHLVRKALSEFSHERIFIPEPRGGGAYRLVSDDGRVQYLFAAELLELGHWLIPAASIHRVIDGAERPLDALDFITEFRRTLGINEAMLPVYLEEISSTLSGHAYKNSGPAADPAGDTAAGPATRPGAPDSTALAQGVTRGADPAADFQAIERSMSEGHPCFVANNGRLGFGLHDYLAYAPETGSSVRLAWIAVHRDHAAFHAIDGLGYREHMEAELGAAALAVYDAELTSRGLPPEDYLLMPVHPWQWENKLTVTFAAEIARQHIVYLGPGENLYQAQQSIRTFFNRSAGTKCYVKTALSVLNMGFMRGLSPDYMESTPAINDWVYRLLQSDGTLQDLSFSILRETAAMGYRNRYFEAGSPAGSGHRKMLSALWRESPMPSLAPGEQLATMASLLHLDADGQPMAAALIRRSGLSPTVWLTRYLRAYLVPVLHCFYRYELVFMPHGENLILVLQDGVPVRAIMKDIGEEIVLLGDTVHVPAEAARIRVEVPEQDKVLSIFTDVFDCFFRFLAAILHEHGELDQLQFWHTVAAVVSEYQEQHPELTDAFARHDLFAPEFTLSCLNRLQLRNNQQMLDLADPSGSLQLQGTLANPLSRFRP encoded by the coding sequence ATGACTACCGCAGCCGATTCCCGCCCCGCTCCCCTGCCAACCCACGACGCCGCATTTCACCCCGGTGCCTGGGAGAACGTCACGACCCCCGGGCCCACCGCTGGTGAGCCTGTCCATCTGACACCGGCCCGCTGGGCCGCGGCGAACCGCCATCTGGTCCGGAAAGCCCTGTCCGAGTTCTCGCACGAGCGGATCTTCATACCCGAACCCCGCGGCGGCGGCGCCTACCGGCTGGTCTCCGACGACGGGCGGGTGCAGTATCTCTTCGCCGCCGAACTGCTGGAGCTGGGCCACTGGCTGATCCCCGCTGCCAGTATCCACCGCGTGATCGACGGAGCGGAGCGGCCCCTCGATGCCCTCGACTTCATCACCGAGTTCCGCCGGACCCTCGGCATCAACGAGGCCATGCTGCCGGTCTATCTGGAGGAGATCAGCAGCACGCTGTCCGGACATGCCTACAAGAATTCCGGCCCGGCCGCGGATCCCGCCGGGGATACTGCAGCGGGTCCGGCGACCCGCCCGGGTGCCCCGGATTCCACGGCGCTGGCTCAGGGTGTCACGCGCGGGGCAGATCCCGCCGCGGACTTCCAGGCCATCGAGCGGTCCATGTCCGAGGGGCATCCCTGTTTCGTCGCGAACAACGGCCGGCTCGGTTTCGGCCTGCACGACTATCTCGCGTACGCACCCGAAACCGGCAGCAGTGTGCGCCTGGCGTGGATTGCCGTGCACCGGGACCATGCGGCGTTCCACGCGATAGACGGACTGGGCTACCGGGAGCATATGGAGGCCGAGCTCGGTGCAGCGGCCCTGGCCGTCTACGACGCCGAGCTGACCTCCCGTGGCCTGCCGCCGGAGGACTACCTGCTGATGCCGGTCCATCCCTGGCAGTGGGAGAACAAACTGACGGTCACCTTCGCCGCCGAGATCGCCCGGCAGCACATTGTCTATCTGGGGCCCGGCGAGAATCTCTACCAGGCACAACAGTCGATCCGCACGTTCTTCAACCGCAGTGCCGGGACCAAGTGCTACGTCAAAACGGCACTCTCGGTCCTGAACATGGGCTTCATGCGCGGGCTCTCACCCGACTACATGGAGAGCACACCCGCCATCAACGACTGGGTCTACCGCCTTCTCCAGTCGGATGGAACTCTGCAGGACCTTAGCTTCAGCATCCTGCGCGAAACCGCTGCCATGGGCTACCGCAACCGCTATTTCGAGGCCGGCTCGCCCGCAGGCTCCGGGCACCGCAAGATGCTTTCGGCGCTGTGGCGGGAGAGTCCGATGCCCTCGCTGGCACCGGGAGAACAGTTAGCCACCATGGCGTCGCTGCTCCATCTGGATGCGGACGGCCAGCCGATGGCCGCCGCTTTGATCCGCCGCTCAGGCCTGTCTCCGACAGTCTGGCTGACCCGCTACCTGCGGGCGTACCTGGTTCCGGTCCTGCACTGCTTCTACCGTTACGAATTGGTCTTCATGCCGCATGGCGAAAACCTGATCCTGGTGCTGCAGGACGGCGTCCCGGTGCGCGCCATCATGAAGGACATCGGCGAAGAGATCGTGTTGCTGGGCGACACGGTTCATGTGCCGGCCGAGGCCGCGCGCATCCGGGTCGAGGTGCCGGAGCAGGACAAAGTGCTGTCCATTTTCACCGATGTCTTCGACTGCTTCTTCCGTTTCCTCGCCGCGATCCTGCATGAGCACGGCGAGCTGGACCAGCTTCAGTTCTGGCACACCGTCGCCGCCGTCGTGAGTGAATACCAGGAGCAGCATCCCGAACTCACGGACGCCTTCGCCCGGCACGATCTTTTCGCGCCGGAGTTCACGCTGTCCTGCTTGAACCGGCTGCAGCTGCGCAACAACCAGCAGATGCTCGATCTGGCCGATCCGTCCGGCAGCCTGCAGTTGCAGGGGACGCTGGCCAACCCGCTCTCGCGTTTCCGTCCGTAG
- a CDS encoding SNF2-related protein — MPQLSFPQVDAGEIIRHVGGAAFARGKAYSSGNAVEDLTWDPDTGVLQSRVNGTAAVPYRCRVQLKKKHDAGYSLLDNSCSCPVGYDCKHVAATLLYGNLMNLRANEEFKLSADPAPFAGYGASASPAVPQWQQALDSLLATGPQSTPKRAASSIGRKTRSRLMPLGLQFEVRDQTLQAHQQWRPGSGVSHSGRVPTNRIQLGVRPVVRNDKDRWVRNNLRWNSISFKTFGMSLDPEQHRWFSQFVPLHRASGQLHFGEDNDWLYLDEFSSPLLWQLLDEAKRLGIAMLGAKADTAVIIGRHAELRLDARAPEAGLTLEPSLYIDGTPQPLEMAGAIGNHGAYSYDNVLRQITLAPTQKQLTAGEQQLLQRPAAVAVPEEDVPQFLEQVYPRLQRTISVTSSDASVELPEILPPSLVLTATYGKANSLKLEWAFEYGRDESAARKPLEADPQETGYRDAEAEAELKAAVRKILHVEHIPAETMVKDMGAVEFTQETMPRLEKIDGVRVDVVGEQPDYRELTETPELTISTVETEQTDWFDLGVMVTVAGRKIPFGDIFKALSKGQKKLLLVDKTYLSLEQPVFDKLRELVDEAMALQDRGSGELQISRYQAGLWAEFEELAEDTEQAQAWQQSVSGLLKLDQVEPTPLPAGLHAELRPYQAEGFNWLAFLWRYRLGGVLADDMGLGKTLQALALMLHAKETATDDVGPFLVVAPTSVVPNWVTEARRFAPGLRVTSITDTQARTRLPLSETVAEADVVITSYTIFRLNAEEYQEQKWAGLILDEAQFVKNRTTKAHQAARHLQTPFKLSITGTPMENNLMELWSIFAITAPGLFPSALKFADTYQRPIERSGSTDLLARLRRRIRPLMMRRTKEAVASDLPPKQEQVLEVELSAKHRKIYDTHLQRERQKIMRLVDNMDKNRFTIFQSLTLLRMLSLDASLIHDDYANVPSSKLDVLFEQLEDVLAEGHRALIFSQFTSFLKKAAERLDVEGVEYTYLDGSTRRRAEVINRFKEGHAPVFLISLKAGGFGLNLTEADYCFLLDPWWNPASEAQAVDRTHRIGQTKNVMVYRMVAKNTIEEKVMALKEGKSKLFSSVMDDDAMFSSKLTADDIRGLLEG; from the coding sequence GTGCCCCAACTTTCTTTTCCGCAGGTGGATGCCGGCGAGATCATCCGCCATGTCGGCGGTGCCGCGTTTGCCCGCGGCAAGGCTTACTCCTCGGGCAATGCCGTGGAGGACCTGACTTGGGATCCGGACACCGGCGTGCTGCAGAGCAGAGTCAACGGCACGGCTGCAGTTCCGTACCGCTGCCGGGTCCAGCTCAAGAAGAAGCACGACGCCGGTTACAGCCTGCTCGATAATTCCTGCAGCTGCCCGGTGGGTTACGACTGCAAACACGTGGCGGCCACTCTGCTGTACGGCAACCTGATGAATCTGCGCGCGAACGAGGAATTCAAGCTGTCCGCTGATCCCGCCCCATTTGCCGGTTACGGCGCATCGGCCTCTCCGGCCGTTCCCCAGTGGCAGCAGGCGCTGGACTCGTTGCTGGCAACGGGGCCGCAGTCCACCCCGAAGCGCGCTGCCAGCAGCATCGGCCGCAAGACACGCAGCCGTCTGATGCCGTTGGGACTGCAGTTCGAAGTGCGGGACCAGACCTTGCAGGCGCACCAGCAATGGCGGCCCGGATCGGGCGTGAGCCATAGCGGCCGCGTTCCCACCAACCGGATCCAGCTGGGCGTGCGTCCGGTGGTCCGGAACGACAAAGACCGCTGGGTCAGGAACAACCTGCGATGGAATTCCATCAGTTTCAAGACCTTCGGGATGAGTCTGGATCCCGAGCAGCACCGCTGGTTTTCACAGTTCGTACCGCTCCACCGCGCCAGCGGCCAGCTGCATTTCGGCGAAGACAATGACTGGCTGTACCTGGATGAGTTCAGCAGCCCGCTGCTGTGGCAGTTGCTTGACGAGGCCAAGCGCCTCGGTATTGCCATGCTCGGCGCCAAGGCGGATACCGCGGTCATCATCGGCCGGCACGCCGAGCTCCGCCTTGATGCCCGGGCTCCCGAGGCCGGGCTGACCTTGGAACCCTCGCTCTACATCGACGGGACACCGCAGCCGCTGGAAATGGCCGGCGCCATCGGCAACCACGGAGCCTACAGCTACGACAACGTGCTGCGCCAAATCACGCTGGCTCCCACGCAAAAGCAGTTGACTGCAGGCGAGCAGCAGCTGCTGCAGCGGCCTGCCGCCGTCGCCGTTCCCGAGGAAGACGTCCCGCAGTTCCTCGAACAGGTCTACCCCCGGCTGCAGCGCACCATCAGCGTCACCAGCAGCGACGCCTCCGTGGAGCTGCCGGAAATCCTGCCGCCGTCGCTGGTCCTTACCGCGACCTACGGCAAGGCGAACAGCCTGAAGCTGGAATGGGCCTTCGAATACGGCCGCGATGAGTCGGCGGCCCGCAAGCCGCTCGAAGCAGACCCGCAGGAAACCGGGTACCGGGACGCAGAAGCCGAAGCCGAGTTGAAGGCTGCCGTCCGCAAGATCCTGCACGTTGAGCACATTCCGGCCGAGACCATGGTTAAGGACATGGGTGCCGTGGAATTCACCCAGGAGACCATGCCCCGGTTGGAAAAGATCGACGGCGTGCGCGTGGACGTCGTCGGCGAGCAGCCTGACTACCGCGAACTCACTGAGACGCCGGAACTGACCATTAGCACCGTGGAAACCGAGCAGACCGACTGGTTCGATCTGGGCGTCATGGTCACAGTGGCCGGCCGCAAGATCCCCTTTGGCGACATCTTCAAGGCGCTGTCCAAGGGGCAGAAAAAACTCCTGCTGGTGGACAAGACCTATCTGTCGCTGGAACAGCCCGTGTTCGACAAGCTGCGCGAACTGGTGGATGAGGCCATGGCCCTGCAGGACCGCGGCAGCGGCGAACTGCAGATCAGCCGGTACCAGGCCGGGCTGTGGGCCGAGTTCGAGGAGCTCGCCGAGGACACGGAGCAGGCGCAGGCCTGGCAGCAATCGGTCAGCGGGCTGCTGAAGCTTGACCAGGTGGAACCCACGCCGCTGCCGGCCGGGCTGCACGCGGAGCTGCGCCCCTACCAGGCCGAGGGGTTCAACTGGCTGGCCTTCCTGTGGCGGTACCGTCTCGGCGGAGTCCTCGCCGACGACATGGGCCTGGGCAAGACGCTGCAGGCTTTGGCACTGATGCTTCACGCCAAGGAAACCGCAACGGACGACGTCGGCCCGTTCCTCGTCGTCGCCCCCACCTCCGTAGTACCCAACTGGGTGACCGAGGCCCGCCGGTTCGCTCCGGGCCTGCGCGTCACCTCGATCACCGACACCCAGGCACGAACCCGCCTCCCGCTGTCCGAAACGGTGGCAGAGGCCGACGTCGTTATCACTTCCTACACAATCTTCCGGCTGAACGCCGAGGAGTACCAGGAGCAGAAGTGGGCCGGGCTGATTCTTGACGAGGCGCAGTTCGTGAAGAACCGCACCACCAAGGCACACCAGGCCGCCCGCCACCTGCAGACTCCGTTCAAGCTTTCCATCACTGGTACACCGATGGAAAACAATCTGATGGAGCTGTGGTCGATCTTCGCGATTACGGCCCCGGGGTTGTTCCCCTCGGCGCTGAAATTCGCGGACACATACCAGCGGCCCATTGAACGCAGCGGCAGCACCGACCTGCTGGCCAGATTACGACGTCGGATCCGGCCGCTCATGATGCGCCGCACCAAGGAGGCGGTCGCCTCGGACCTGCCGCCCAAGCAGGAGCAGGTCCTCGAGGTTGAGCTCAGCGCCAAGCACCGGAAGATTTACGACACCCACCTGCAGCGCGAGCGGCAAAAGATCATGCGCCTAGTGGACAACATGGACAAGAACCGGTTCACCATTTTCCAGTCGCTGACGCTGCTGCGCATGCTGAGCCTGGATGCTTCGCTCATCCACGACGACTACGCCAATGTGCCGTCGAGCAAACTGGATGTCCTCTTCGAGCAGCTCGAGGATGTGCTGGCGGAAGGCCACCGGGCACTGATCTTCAGCCAATTCACCAGCTTCCTCAAGAAAGCAGCCGAACGCCTCGATGTCGAGGGCGTCGAGTACACCTACCTGGACGGCTCCACCCGCCGACGGGCCGAGGTCATCAACCGCTTTAAGGAAGGGCATGCGCCCGTCTTCCTGATCAGCCTCAAGGCCGGCGGCTTCGGCCTGAACCTGACGGAGGCGGACTACTGCTTCCTGCTTGATCCCTGGTGGAACCCCGCCAGCGAGGCACAGGCGGTGGACCGGACGCACCGGATCGGGCAGACCAAGAACGTGATGGTCTACCGAATGGTCGCCAAGAACACCATCGAGGAGAAGGTCATGGCCCTGAAGGAGGGCAAGTCCAAGCTCTTCTCATCCGTGATGGACGACGACGCCATGTTCTCCTCGAAACTCACCGCCGATGACATCCGCGGGCTGCTCGAGGGCTAA